The Paracoccus sediminicola genome has a segment encoding these proteins:
- a CDS encoding acyl-CoA dehydrogenase family protein, which produces MDFAPSEEQQAIFDMAREFGAEHIAPYVEAWEEEGTIPRDLWPKLAELGLGGIFVSEEHGGSALSRLDGTLIFEALSMACPSVASFLSIHNMCGGMIDKFGSDEVKARFLPDLCAMNKIWSYCLTEPGSGSDAAALRSRAERTNEGFRLNGAKAFISGGGYSDCYLTMIRTGEDGPKGISTVVVEDGSDGLSFGAPERKMGWKAQPTAVVQFDDCLVPLDNQIGEDGRGFSYAMAGLDGGRLNISAAALGGAQAALDRTVAYMAERKAFGKTLDQFQALQFRLAEMETALQSSRIFLRQAAWKLDQGASDATKFCAMAKLHVTDRAFEVANQCLQLHGGYGYLADYGIEKIVRDLRVHQILEGTNEIMRLIVSRALLAEAR; this is translated from the coding sequence ATGGATTTCGCGCCAAGCGAGGAGCAGCAGGCGATTTTCGACATGGCGCGCGAATTCGGCGCCGAGCATATCGCCCCCTACGTAGAAGCCTGGGAAGAAGAGGGAACCATCCCGCGCGATCTCTGGCCCAAGCTGGCCGAACTCGGGCTTGGCGGGATCTTTGTTTCCGAGGAACATGGCGGCTCGGCCCTGTCGCGGCTTGACGGAACGCTGATCTTCGAGGCGCTGTCCATGGCCTGCCCCTCGGTCGCCAGCTTCCTGTCGATCCACAACATGTGCGGCGGGATGATCGACAAATTCGGCTCTGACGAAGTGAAGGCGCGGTTCCTGCCCGATCTCTGCGCCATGAACAAGATCTGGTCTTATTGCCTGACCGAGCCCGGCTCCGGCTCGGACGCCGCCGCGTTGCGTAGCCGGGCCGAGCGGACGAATGAAGGTTTCCGCCTGAACGGGGCCAAGGCGTTCATCTCGGGCGGCGGCTATTCGGATTGCTATCTGACCATGATCCGCACCGGGGAAGATGGGCCGAAGGGCATCTCGACCGTGGTGGTCGAAGATGGCAGCGACGGGCTCAGCTTCGGCGCGCCCGAACGCAAGATGGGCTGGAAGGCGCAGCCGACCGCAGTGGTGCAGTTCGATGATTGTCTGGTGCCGCTCGATAACCAGATCGGCGAGGATGGGCGCGGCTTTTCCTATGCGATGGCAGGGCTTGATGGCGGGCGGCTGAACATCTCGGCGGCGGCGCTTGGTGGCGCGCAGGCGGCGCTCGACCGGACGGTGGCCTATATGGCCGAACGCAAGGCTTTCGGCAAAACGCTCGATCAGTTCCAGGCGCTGCAATTTCGGCTGGCCGAGATGGAAACCGCGCTGCAATCGTCGCGCATCTTCCTGCGCCAGGCTGCGTGGAAACTGGATCAGGGCGCGTCCGATGCGACGAAATTCTGCGCCATGGCCAAGCTGCATGTCACCGACCGCGCCTTTGAGGTGGCCAATCAGTGCCTGCAACTGCATGGTGGCTATGGCTATCTTGCCGATTACGGGATCGAAAAGATCGTGCGCGACCTGCGCGTGCATCAGATCCTTGAAGGCACCAACGAAATCATGCGGCTGATCGTCAGCCGCGCATTGCTGGCAGAGGCACGCTGA
- a CDS encoding carboxylate-amine ligase → MTAAPDFTLGIEEEYLLVNAETGDLAEAPDALMDACKAELADQVSPEFLRCQIEVGTPVAADITEARNQLAHLRRTISRIAGEYGLAPISASCHPYADWRDQEQTDKARYNELARDLAATAQRMLICGMHVHVGLESRSMRIDLMNQLSYFLPHLLALSTSSPFWQGQDSGLASYRMTVFDGMPRTGLPSKITSWDEYERSVAVLTELGIIEDASKVWWDLRPSSKFPTLETRICDACPRLDDTIAVAALIQATMRMLWRLSRSNARWRQYDNFLLGENRWRAIRYGITEGMIDFGAHEIVPFEKLAEEWQGLIAPDVEALGSGAALQSLNRIVSGGTSAERQRRCFQDRKAEGASDDEALRAVVSSLIEEFREGL, encoded by the coding sequence ATGACCGCAGCACCGGATTTCACGCTGGGCATCGAAGAGGAATATCTGCTGGTCAATGCCGAGACCGGCGATCTGGCCGAGGCGCCCGACGCGCTGATGGATGCCTGCAAGGCCGAGCTGGCCGATCAGGTCAGCCCTGAATTCCTGCGTTGCCAGATCGAGGTCGGCACGCCCGTCGCCGCCGACATCACCGAGGCACGAAACCAGCTTGCCCATCTGCGCCGCACCATTTCCCGCATCGCCGGGGAATATGGGCTGGCCCCGATCTCGGCCTCGTGCCATCCCTATGCCGACTGGCGCGATCAGGAACAGACCGACAAGGCGCGCTATAACGAACTCGCCCGCGATCTGGCCGCCACGGCGCAGCGGATGCTGATCTGCGGGATGCATGTCCATGTCGGGCTGGAAAGCCGGTCCATGCGCATCGACCTGATGAACCAGCTCAGCTATTTCCTGCCGCATCTGCTGGCGCTTTCGACATCCAGCCCGTTCTGGCAAGGTCAGGATAGCGGGCTGGCCTCGTACCGGATGACGGTGTTCGACGGGATGCCGCGCACCGGGCTGCCCTCCAAGATCACCAGCTGGGACGAATATGAACGCTCGGTCGCGGTGCTGACCGAGCTCGGCATCATCGAGGATGCCAGCAAGGTCTGGTGGGATCTGCGCCCTTCGTCGAAATTCCCGACGCTGGAAACCCGGATCTGCGACGCCTGCCCAAGGCTCGACGACACGATCGCCGTCGCCGCGCTGATCCAGGCGACGATGCGGATGCTGTGGAGATTGTCGCGCAGCAATGCCCGCTGGCGGCAATATGACAATTTTCTGCTGGGCGAGAATCGCTGGCGCGCCATCCGCTATGGCATCACTGAGGGGATGATCGATTTCGGCGCGCATGAAATCGTTCCATTCGAAAAGCTGGCCGAGGAGTGGCAGGGCCTGATCGCCCCGGATGTCGAAGCGCTTGGCAGCGGCGCGGCACTGCAATCGCTGAACAGGATCGTCAGCGGCGGCACCTCGGCCGAGCGGCAGCGGCGTTGTTTTCAGGACCGCAAGGCGGAAGGTGCCAGCGATGACGAGGCGCTGCGCGCGGTTGTCAGCTCACTGATCGAGGAATTCCGCGAAGGGCTGTAG
- a CDS encoding CoA-acylating methylmalonate-semialdehyde dehydrogenase codes for MKEIGHWIDGSEVAGGSGRFADVFNPATGEVQAKVALASDAEMKAAIDSAAEAQIAWGATNPQRRARVMMEMVRLLNRDMDKLAEVLSSEHGKTFPDAKGDVQRGLEVIEFAIGAPHLLKGEFTDGAGPGIDMYSMRQPLGVVAGITPFNFPAMIPLWKMGPALASGNAMILKPSERDPSVPLMLAALFKEAGLPDGVLQVINGDKGAVDALLQSETIQAIGFVGSTPIAQYIYEEAARTGKRAQCFGGAKNHMIIMPDADLDQAADALVGAGYGAAGERCMAISVAVPVGEKTADALVEKLVPRIEKLKVGPYTAGDDVDFGPVVTKAAKENIHRLVQTGIDQGAELVVDGRDFSLQGYEDGFFVGPHLFDRVTPDMDIYKTEIFGPVLSTVRAGSYEEAIQLALDHEYGNGTAIYTRDGDTARDFANRINIGMVGINVPIPVPLAYHTFGGWKKSGFGDLNQHGPDAFRFYTRTKTVTARWPSGIKEGGEFNFKAMD; via the coding sequence ATGAAAGAGATTGGTCACTGGATCGACGGCAGTGAAGTCGCGGGCGGCTCCGGGCGTTTTGCAGATGTGTTCAATCCCGCCACCGGCGAGGTTCAGGCCAAGGTCGCGCTTGCGTCCGACGCCGAAATGAAGGCCGCCATCGACAGCGCCGCCGAGGCCCAGATCGCGTGGGGCGCGACCAATCCGCAGCGACGCGCTCGGGTGATGATGGAAATGGTGCGCCTGCTGAACCGCGACATGGATAAGCTGGCCGAGGTTCTGTCGAGCGAGCATGGCAAGACCTTCCCCGACGCCAAGGGCGATGTGCAGCGTGGGCTGGAGGTGATCGAATTCGCCATCGGCGCGCCGCATCTGCTGAAAGGCGAATTCACCGATGGCGCCGGGCCGGGCATCGACATGTATTCCATGCGTCAGCCTCTGGGCGTCGTGGCGGGCATCACGCCGTTCAACTTCCCCGCGATGATCCCGCTGTGGAAAATGGGGCCGGCTCTTGCCTCAGGCAATGCGATGATCCTGAAGCCGTCCGAGCGGGACCCCTCGGTTCCGCTGATGCTGGCCGCGTTGTTCAAGGAAGCCGGGCTGCCCGACGGGGTGTTGCAGGTCATCAATGGCGACAAGGGCGCCGTGGATGCGCTGCTGCAAAGCGAGACGATTCAGGCCATCGGCTTTGTCGGCTCGACCCCTATTGCGCAGTATATCTATGAAGAGGCCGCCCGGACCGGCAAGCGCGCCCAGTGTTTCGGCGGCGCGAAGAACCACATGATCATCATGCCCGATGCCGATCTGGATCAGGCTGCGGATGCGCTTGTGGGTGCCGGATACGGGGCCGCGGGCGAACGCTGCATGGCGATCTCGGTCGCGGTGCCGGTGGGCGAAAAGACCGCCGACGCGCTTGTCGAAAAGCTGGTGCCGCGGATTGAAAAGCTCAAGGTCGGCCCCTACACCGCGGGCGACGACGTGGATTTCGGGCCGGTCGTGACCAAGGCCGCGAAGGAGAATATCCACCGCCTCGTGCAGACAGGCATCGATCAGGGCGCGGAACTGGTCGTCGATGGCCGGGATTTCAGCTTGCAAGGCTACGAGGACGGGTTCTTTGTCGGCCCTCATCTCTTCGACCGCGTGACGCCGGACATGGACATCTACAAGACCGAGATCTTCGGCCCGGTGCTGTCCACGGTCCGCGCCGGTTCGTATGAGGAAGCGATCCAGCTCGCGCTCGACCATGAATATGGCAACGGCACGGCGATCTATACCCGCGACGGCGACACCGCGCGCGACTTCGCCAACCGGATCAATATCGGCATGGTCGGCATCAATGTCCCGATCCCGGTGCCGCTGGCCTATCACACTTTCGGTGGCTGGAAGAAATCCGGTTTCGGCGATCTGAACCAGCATGGCCCGGACGCCTTCCGCTTCTATACCCGCACCAAGACCGTCACCGCCCGCTGGCCTTCGGGCATCAAGGAAGGCGGCGAGTTCAACTTCAAGGCGATGGACTGA
- a CDS encoding enoyl-CoA hydratase/isomerase family protein — protein sequence MAEMEIRRDRRAGRMTFNRPKALNALSHEMVKEIHAALDEWRDDPEVALVIIDAEGGKAFCAGGDIGAVYRAGLAGDHAEGQQFFFDEYRMNAAIDAYPKPIVAFMQGFVMGGGVGVGGHASHRVVGDTTRIAMPESGIGLIPDVGGSFLLGHAPGRIGEYLMMTADRMDAGDALHAGFADFFIPEPEWPNLIDRLAETGDVSTLKGQPAPASRLAEADLTAFEGDSLAEIISSLEAQGNDAALKPIRRNSPLSMEAGLRLVRAAREDGDVKDSLAREYRFTHRATEYGDFIEGVRAQIIDKDRNPNWTAEASPQAVDRMLAPLGPDELHFD from the coding sequence ATGGCAGAGATGGAGATCCGCAGGGACCGCCGTGCGGGACGGATGACCTTTAACCGGCCAAAGGCGCTGAACGCTCTGAGCCACGAGATGGTGAAAGAGATTCATGCCGCGCTGGACGAGTGGCGCGACGACCCCGAGGTAGCGCTGGTCATCATCGACGCCGAGGGTGGTAAGGCATTCTGCGCGGGCGGCGATATCGGCGCGGTCTATCGCGCCGGGCTGGCGGGCGATCATGCCGAGGGACAGCAGTTCTTCTTCGACGAGTATCGGATGAATGCGGCGATAGACGCCTACCCGAAACCCATCGTCGCCTTTATGCAAGGCTTCGTAATGGGCGGGGGCGTCGGGGTTGGCGGCCATGCCAGCCACCGCGTCGTCGGTGACACGACCCGCATCGCCATGCCGGAATCGGGGATCGGGCTGATCCCGGATGTGGGCGGTTCGTTTCTTCTGGGTCACGCGCCGGGACGGATTGGCGAATATCTGATGATGACCGCTGACCGGATGGATGCAGGCGACGCGCTGCATGCCGGTTTCGCGGATTTCTTTATCCCCGAACCCGAGTGGCCGAACCTGATCGACCGGCTTGCCGAGACCGGCGATGTCTCGACGCTGAAAGGCCAGCCCGCGCCCGCATCGCGGCTGGCCGAGGCGGATCTCACGGCCTTCGAGGGCGATAGCCTGGCCGAGATCATCTCGTCTCTTGAGGCGCAGGGCAATGACGCGGCGCTCAAGCCGATCCGCCGCAACTCTCCTCTCTCCATGGAAGCCGGGCTCAGGCTGGTGCGCGCGGCGCGTGAGGACGGTGATGTGAAGGACAGCCTTGCCCGCGAATATCGCTTTACCCACCGCGCGACCGAATATGGCGATTTCATCGAGGGTGTGCGCGCCCAGATCATCGACAAGGACCGCAATCCGAACTGGACGGCCGAGGCCTCGCCACAGGCGGTGGACCGGATGCTGGCCCCGCTCGGACCGGATGAGCTGCATTTCGACTGA
- the recN gene encoding DNA repair protein RecN, producing the protein MLRELHIRDMLLIDRLELDFGPGLNVLTGETGAGKSILLDCLGFVLGWRGRAELVRSGAEQGEVTAVFDLPEGHPGRAVLEEAGIEVGEELILRRVNSREGRKTAWINDRRASGEVLRALSETLVELHGQHDDRGLLNPRGHRHLLDAFAALDLSPIRAAWAARRDAARALAQAEARLEEARKEEDFLRHAVAELDDFAPEPGEDETLDAARRMMQGAERIRDDVTRAAQALGPDGAEGAILDANRWLEGAADKAGGRLDEAINALSRALIELGEATTGVDDALREMRFDPHELEATEERLFALRALARKHDTAPDDLAGLAETLRSRLEVLDAGEEDLSRLRNELSAADAGYDKAAEALRAERAAAAGRLDAAMTAELAPLKMERAVFETRLSEAEPGPEGRDAVAFTVATNPGAPAGPLDKIASGGELSRFLLALKVSLARGNDALTLIFDEIDRGVGGATADAVGRRLARLSETAQVLVVTHSPQVAALGSTHFRVAKQVEGDMTTSNVVSLSADERVDEIARMLSGEQVTKAARDAARSLIG; encoded by the coding sequence ATGCTGCGCGAACTTCATATCCGCGACATGCTTTTGATCGACCGGCTCGAACTGGATTTCGGGCCGGGTCTGAACGTCCTGACCGGCGAGACCGGTGCAGGCAAGTCGATCCTGCTCGATTGCCTCGGCTTCGTGCTCGGCTGGCGCGGCCGGGCCGAGCTGGTTCGCAGCGGTGCCGAACAGGGCGAGGTGACGGCGGTGTTCGATCTGCCCGAAGGGCATCCGGGCCGCGCCGTGCTGGAAGAGGCCGGGATAGAGGTCGGGGAAGAGCTTATCCTGCGCCGCGTCAACAGCCGCGAAGGCCGCAAGACCGCGTGGATCAACGACCGGCGCGCTTCGGGCGAGGTGCTGCGCGCGCTCTCTGAAACCCTGGTCGAACTGCACGGACAGCATGATGATCGCGGTTTGCTGAACCCGCGCGGGCATCGGCATTTGCTGGACGCCTTCGCCGCGCTTGATCTGTCACCCATTCGCGCCGCATGGGCAGCGCGGCGCGATGCGGCACGCGCGCTTGCGCAAGCCGAGGCGCGGCTGGAAGAGGCGCGCAAGGAGGAGGATTTCCTGCGCCATGCGGTTGCCGAGCTGGATGATTTCGCGCCTGAACCCGGAGAGGATGAGACACTGGATGCCGCCCGCCGCATGATGCAGGGCGCCGAGCGCATTCGCGACGACGTGACCCGCGCGGCGCAGGCGCTCGGGCCGGACGGGGCAGAGGGTGCGATCCTCGACGCCAATCGCTGGCTGGAAGGCGCCGCTGACAAGGCCGGGGGGCGACTGGACGAGGCGATCAACGCGCTGTCCCGCGCCCTGATCGAACTGGGCGAGGCGACCACCGGAGTCGACGATGCGCTGCGCGAAATGCGCTTCGATCCGCATGAGTTGGAAGCGACCGAAGAGCGGCTCTTTGCGCTCCGCGCTCTCGCCCGAAAGCATGACACCGCGCCGGACGATCTGGCAGGGCTGGCCGAGACGCTGCGCAGCCGGCTTGAGGTGCTGGACGCGGGCGAAGAAGATCTGTCCCGGTTGCGCAACGAGCTCAGCGCCGCCGATGCCGGCTATGACAAGGCCGCAGAGGCGCTCCGCGCGGAACGCGCGGCGGCGGCGGGGCGGCTCGACGCCGCCATGACCGCCGAGCTTGCGCCGCTGAAGATGGAACGTGCCGTGTTCGAAACCCGGCTGAGCGAGGCCGAGCCCGGACCGGAGGGCCGCGACGCGGTGGCGTTTACCGTCGCGACCAACCCCGGCGCACCGGCCGGTCCGCTGGACAAGATCGCCTCGGGCGGTGAGTTGTCGCGCTTCCTGTTGGCGCTGAAAGTCAGCCTTGCGCGCGGCAATGACGCGCTGACCCTGATCTTTGACGAGATCGACCGAGGGGTTGGCGGTGCGACGGCGGATGCGGTGGGGCGCAGGCTCGCCCGGCTGTCGGAAACCGCTCAGGTGCTGGTCGTCACCCACTCACCCCAGGTCGCAGCACTTGGCAGCACGCATTTCCGCGTCGCCAAACAGGTCGAGGGCGATATGACCACGAGCAATGTCGTGTCGCTGAGCGCGGATGAACGGGTAGACGAAATTGCCCGGATGCTGTCCGGAGAGCAGGTCACCAAGGCGGCGCGCGATGCGGCGCGGTCGCTGATCGGCTGA
- the mmsB gene encoding 3-hydroxyisobutyrate dehydrogenase, with protein MKIGFIGLGNMGMPMAINLAEAGHEVTGFDVQAEPQAPLTQAGSAEEAARDADVVITMLPNGQILREVAGKIIPAMRQGAVFCDCSTVDVDSARAVAEQAREAGLGALDAPVSGGITGASGGTLTFMVGGDAEAFATVEPLFEIMGQKAVHCGESGAGQAAKICNNMILGATMIVTCEAFALADKLGLDRQKMFDVVSTSSGYSWSMNAYCPAPGIGPQSPADNGYKPGFAADLMLKDLRLAQQAAESADADTPIGALALQLYDRFVTQEDGAGKDFSAMLPRFETRGHGG; from the coding sequence ATGAAGATCGGATTTATCGGACTCGGCAATATGGGGATGCCGATGGCGATCAACCTGGCCGAGGCCGGGCACGAGGTGACGGGCTTCGATGTGCAGGCCGAACCGCAGGCACCGTTGACCCAAGCTGGCAGCGCAGAAGAGGCGGCGCGGGATGCCGATGTCGTCATCACCATGCTGCCCAATGGTCAGATCCTGCGCGAGGTGGCGGGCAAGATCATCCCGGCCATGCGGCAGGGCGCGGTGTTCTGCGATTGCTCGACGGTGGATGTGGACAGCGCCCGCGCCGTCGCCGAACAGGCCCGAGAGGCCGGGCTTGGCGCGCTTGACGCGCCGGTCTCGGGCGGGATTACCGGCGCTTCGGGCGGAACGCTGACCTTCATGGTCGGCGGCGATGCCGAAGCGTTCGCGACCGTGGAGCCGCTTTTCGAGATCATGGGACAGAAGGCCGTGCATTGCGGCGAATCCGGTGCCGGTCAGGCGGCGAAGATCTGCAACAACATGATCCTCGGCGCGACGATGATCGTCACCTGCGAGGCCTTTGCGCTGGCCGACAAGCTCGGGCTCGACCGCCAGAAAATGTTCGACGTGGTCTCGACCTCCTCGGGCTATAGCTGGTCGATGAACGCCTATTGCCCGGCCCCCGGTATCGGTCCGCAATCGCCCGCCGATAACGGCTACAAGCCCGGTTTTGCCGCCGACCTCATGCTGAAGGATCTGCGCCTCGCGCAACAGGCCGCAGAGAGCGCCGATGCGGATACGCCGATTGGTGCGCTTGCCTTGCAGCTTTACGACCGCTTCGTGACGCAGGAAGACGGGGCGGGAAAGGATTTCTCGGCAATGCTTCCACGGTTCGAAACCAGAGGTCATGGCGGCTGA
- the lpxC gene encoding UDP-3-O-acyl-N-acetylglucosamine deacetylase, which produces MQATIAKAAEFRGVGLHSGVKARMGILPAPADHGIVFERSDLPMGENRIPAQWDRVVPSKLCTLIENEGGARVSTIEHIMAALAGTGIQNALIRIDAGEVPILDGSSAEFVSGILGAGIRTQDAPQRAIRLKRPVEVREGLAVARLEPADHLEIDFHIEFADAAIGRQDKALDMANGAFVRELMDSRTFCRQSDVDVMRENGLALGGTYLNAVVVDGDKVLSPGGLRHADEAVRHKMLDAMGDLALAGAPLLARYSGNRAGHAMTNKLLRALFSDPDAWEWVTCPSELECRLPGAGVAAYGPVNAPALIAVA; this is translated from the coding sequence ATGCAGGCAACCATTGCGAAAGCGGCAGAGTTTCGGGGCGTCGGGCTTCACTCCGGCGTCAAGGCGCGCATGGGGATCCTGCCTGCGCCGGCCGATCACGGCATCGTCTTCGAGCGCAGCGACCTGCCGATGGGTGAGAACCGGATCCCGGCGCAGTGGGACCGTGTCGTGCCCTCGAAACTCTGCACGCTGATCGAGAATGAGGGCGGGGCGCGGGTCTCGACCATCGAACATATCATGGCGGCGCTTGCCGGCACCGGCATCCAGAACGCGCTGATCCGCATCGACGCGGGCGAAGTTCCGATCCTCGACGGCTCGTCGGCGGAGTTCGTGTCGGGCATCCTTGGCGCCGGCATCCGCACCCAGGATGCGCCGCAGCGCGCGATCCGGCTGAAACGCCCGGTCGAGGTGCGCGAGGGTCTGGCTGTCGCCCGTCTTGAACCGGCCGATCATCTGGAGATCGACTTTCATATCGAATTCGCCGACGCCGCGATCGGTCGCCAGGACAAGGCGCTCGACATGGCCAATGGCGCGTTCGTGCGCGAGTTGATGGACAGCCGCACCTTCTGCCGTCAATCCGATGTCGATGTGATGCGCGAAAACGGGCTGGCGCTTGGCGGCACCTATCTGAACGCGGTCGTGGTCGATGGCGACAAGGTGCTGTCGCCCGGCGGGTTGCGCCATGCCGATGAGGCGGTGCGTCACAAGATGCTCGACGCGATGGGCGATCTGGCCTTGGCCGGTGCGCCGCTTCTGGCCCGTTATTCGGGCAACCGGGCTGGCCACGCGATGACCAACAAGCTGCTTCGCGCGCTGTTTTCGGACCCTGATGCCTGGGAGTGGGTGACCTGCCCGTCGGAGCTTGAATGCCGGCTTCCGGGCGCCGGCGTTGCTGCCTATGGCCCGGTCAACGCACCGGCCCTGATTGCCGTTGCGTGA
- the ftsZ gene encoding cell division protein FtsZ, with protein sequence MNLNLMMNDEDDLKPRITVFGVGGAGGNAVNNMIEKQLDGCVFVVANTDAQALQQSSSEARVQLGPKVTEGLGAGAKPEVGARAAEETIEDIVDHLQGAHMCFITAGMGGGTGTGAAPIIAQAARQMGILTVGVVTKPFQFEGTKRMRQADQGVEELQKHVDTLIIIPNQNLFRLANEKTTFTEAFAMADDVLYQGVKGVTDLMVRPGLINLDFADVRAVMDEMGKAMMGTGEAEGENRAVQAAEKAIANPLLDEISLNGAKGVLINITGGTDLTLFELDEAANIIRDKVDGDANIIVGSTLDPDMEGAIRVSVVATGIDAAVEEAAPPAPRRRVEAVAPQPAPEPKAEREDVPPRRAAPPAAAPAARAEAPEPPQTSFDDDDMPAPAYQPREAAPSRAAAPADPIGDDAENFVAPRSAAPRGTPPADVLERMRRAAAAQPGAAARGPQAPARSKPQAEAPARGESRMAGLGRMIERMAGHHGEKPSAASIADRVNERLSTRRQGSAEADFDDLADDSQGDNTEIPAFLRRQAN encoded by the coding sequence ATGAACCTCAATCTGATGATGAACGACGAAGACGATCTGAAGCCGCGCATCACCGTGTTTGGTGTCGGCGGTGCAGGCGGCAACGCGGTCAACAACATGATCGAAAAGCAGCTTGATGGCTGTGTCTTCGTGGTTGCCAACACCGATGCGCAGGCGCTTCAGCAATCCAGCTCGGAGGCCCGCGTCCAGCTGGGGCCGAAAGTGACCGAGGGCCTCGGCGCCGGGGCCAAGCCCGAAGTCGGCGCCCGTGCCGCAGAGGAGACGATCGAGGATATCGTCGATCACCTGCAAGGCGCGCATATGTGCTTCATCACCGCCGGGATGGGCGGCGGCACCGGCACCGGCGCGGCTCCGATCATCGCGCAGGCGGCGCGCCAGATGGGCATTCTGACCGTCGGTGTCGTGACCAAGCCCTTCCAGTTCGAGGGCACCAAGCGGATGCGCCAGGCCGATCAGGGCGTCGAAGAGCTTCAGAAGCATGTCGACACGCTGATCATCATCCCCAACCAGAACCTGTTCCGCCTCGCAAACGAAAAGACCACCTTCACCGAAGCCTTCGCCATGGCCGATGACGTGCTGTATCAGGGCGTCAAGGGCGTGACCGATCTGATGGTGCGTCCGGGTCTGATCAATCTCGACTTCGCCGACGTGCGCGCGGTGATGGACGAGATGGGCAAGGCGATGATGGGCACCGGCGAGGCCGAGGGCGAGAACCGCGCCGTGCAGGCCGCCGAAAAGGCCATCGCCAACCCGCTTCTTGACGAGATCAGCCTGAACGGCGCCAAGGGTGTGCTAATCAACATCACCGGCGGCACCGATCTGACGCTGTTCGAACTGGACGAGGCCGCGAATATCATCCGCGACAAGGTGGATGGCGATGCCAATATCATCGTCGGCTCGACGCTGGACCCCGACATGGAAGGCGCGATCCGCGTCTCTGTCGTCGCGACCGGTATCGACGCCGCTGTCGAAGAGGCCGCGCCGCCCGCACCGCGTCGCCGGGTCGAGGCTGTCGCTCCGCAGCCTGCGCCCGAGCCCAAGGCCGAGCGGGAGGACGTGCCGCCGCGCCGTGCCGCCCCGCCGGCTGCGGCTCCGGCTGCCCGCGCCGAGGCGCCCGAGCCGCCGCAGACTTCGTTCGACGATGACGACATGCCCGCGCCGGCCTATCAGCCTCGCGAAGCTGCGCCGTCCCGCGCCGCGGCGCCCGCCGACCCGATAGGGGATGATGCCGAGAACTTCGTCGCCCCGCGCAGCGCCGCTCCGCGTGGCACCCCGCCTGCCGATGTGCTGGAACGGATGCGCCGCGCCGCCGCCGCACAGCCCGGTGCGGCCGCCCGCGGCCCGCAGGCTCCGGCGCGCAGCAAGCCTCAGGCCGAGGCGCCGGCGCGCGGGGAAAGCCGCATGGCCGGTCTGGGCCGCATGATCGAGCGCATGGCCGGTCATCACGGCGAGAAACCTTCGGCCGCTTCGATCGCCGATCGGGTGAACGAGCGTCTCTCGACCCGCCGTCAGGGCAGCGCCGAAGCCGATTTCGATGACCTCGCCGACGATTCGCAGGGCGACAACACCGAGATCCCCGCTTTCCTGCGTCGCCAGGCGAACTGA
- a CDS encoding outer membrane protein assembly factor BamD — protein MVRFVSSKTLLAMALAGSVLASCGGSGSSERIPVDSFTAEEIYRRGEYELENNRDPDAAVYYFSEIERLYPYSQWAKRALIMQAYGYHRDKQYEEARGAAQRFIDTYPGDDDAAYAKYLLALSYYDQIDEIGRDQGLTFQALQALREVIEEYPDTEYARSSILKFDLAFDHLAGKEMEIGRYYLKRGHYAASINRFRVVVEDFQTTTHTPEALMRLVEAYLALGLTDEAQTAGAILGYNFQSSPFYQDAYAQLRGRGLTATAQGNSWLTNVYRQVIQGKWL, from the coding sequence ATGGTCCGCTTCGTTTCGTCCAAAACCCTTTTGGCAATGGCTCTGGCGGGCTCGGTACTGGCAAGCTGCGGTGGAAGCGGCTCAAGCGAGCGTATCCCAGTCGACAGTTTCACCGCCGAAGAAATCTATCGCCGCGGCGAATACGAGCTGGAAAACAATCGCGACCCCGATGCAGCGGTCTATTATTTCTCGGAGATCGAGCGGCTTTACCCCTATTCCCAATGGGCCAAGCGCGCGCTGATCATGCAGGCCTATGGCTATCACCGCGACAAGCAATATGAAGAGGCGCGCGGCGCAGCGCAGCGTTTCATCGACACCTATCCCGGCGACGATGACGCGGCCTACGCGAAATATCTGCTGGCGCTGTCCTATTACGACCAGATCGACGAGATCGGGCGCGACCAGGGCCTGACCTTCCAGGCGCTTCAGGCGTTGCGCGAGGTGATCGAGGAATATCCCGACACCGAATATGCGCGCAGCTCGATCCTGAAATTCGACCTCGCCTTTGACCATCTCGCCGGCAAAGAGATGGAGATCGGGCGATATTACCTCAAGCGCGGCCATTATGCGGCCTCGATCAACCGCTTCCGCGTCGTGGTCGAGGATTTCCAGACCACCACCCACACGCCCGAGGCGCTGATGCGGTTGGTGGAGGCCTATCTGGCGCTTGGCCTCACCGATGAGGCGCAGACGGCGGGCGCGATCCTGGGATATAACTTCCAGTCCTCGCCCTTCTATCAGGATGCCTATGCTCAGCTTCGCGGACGCGGCCTGACCGCGACGGCGCAGGGCAATAGCTGGCTGACCAATGTCTATCGGCAGGTCATCCAGGGCAAATGGCTGTAA